Genomic window (Marasmius oreades isolate 03SP1 chromosome 3, whole genome shotgun sequence):
CCTGAAAGATACCCATCTTTGTCGTCTGGAACCCAAACCCATTTCTTCTCGTTGAACTCTGCCTGTTGTGCTGCAGAACGAGCCGCTTCGGCACTCTGAGAGATTCGAGGTACAGGCATGGATGGACAATACGGTCGAACAAAAAAGCCTAAATGATTGCGCCGGTCAAGAATTCGTTTATGTTTGAGAGTAAGAATATCAAGGAGATACGAAGTATCGCATGCGCAGCGCCAAGTTTCAACTGAAACAGGATGAGGTGCAAGCCAACAACTCCAAAtttggaaataagattagattagattcTCTGAGATTGGCCCCTGCGTAACGGAGTGTGTGATATGTGACACATCTCCTCTCCTCCATGAAGATCTACTCCATTTCAGTCATCCTCGCCCCCCCTTCTGGTGCTTCTACCGTCCTTAGCCGTGCAATTGAGCTTTCATCATTTTCATTCTATCAGAGGAGTTCAGTCGGGGAGTTCATGTCCTTTATGTCCAAGACAGTCGCCGAGCGGACATCTCAAGGGCAACGTCAAAGCGTACAGGAAAACAATTATGTCGCTCACGTTTATAATAGAGGAGGCCCAGAGCAACTCGCAGGCAAGCCATTCATACTTCTCATCAGGCGACTATTCATAATCTACCGCTCACCAGGTGTCATGATCACCGATCAAGAGTACCCAGTCCGCCCCGCCTTCTCTCTTCTCACTAAACTACTCGACGAATTTACTTCCAAAGTTCCCCAATCACAATTTGCTAAACCTACCGAAATAATGTTCCCTGATATCAACACATACATCCAGCAATACCAGGATCCAAGCCAGGCAGATACCATTATGAGGGTGCAGCAGGAACTAGATGAAACCAAGATAGTGCTGGTGCGTAGATGTCGCCTCAACATCCGTGACTGATCGTGACCATCCATAGCACAAGACAATTGAATCAGTTCTTCAGCGAGGGGAGAAACTCGACAATCTAGTGGATAGGTCCAACGCATTGTCTGCACAGAGCAAGATGTTCTACAAGACGGCTAAAAAGGTATGTCCTCCCAGTTATGAATTGTCTAACAACGTAGCAACTGAACCTTCCAAGCAAAACGCTTGTTGTATCATCATGTGAAGCTACTACCGTCCCAACGTCATCTATACCTATGATACTACATGTTCTACTCCACATAATACATACTTGCCCTGCCAACTTACACTGAATTTGGCAGTCATGGATGGGAGCACCGCCGGCATCTGTAGGTGGTAGCGGCTGCTCTCTGATCTCTGCAGTCGCTGATCATGCATGATTTTGTCCTACTGACTCGCCCATTTTGGTAATGTGACATGAATTGTGTGACTGATAACCTACCTTTCGCTCCGAAATTACCGAAAACTAACCTGTGAATTGATTGTAGCTATTAATCAGGTAATAGATACATATAATTGAAAGGTTATTTAATACATGCCGAAATAAGTTTGCTTGAATTGTTAATTAATATCTACCAAATCAGGACTAGTTTCACATCGCCCAAAAGGAGAAATGATTTGTGAAATATTGGTTGTGTGGAAAAATGAACTGATTATGTggatgtcaggagggtgaaccgcctatgcatatgctgggccacgagccctgacactgaggatagcatacacctaaaacaacccaacacccacgtagggcgtactccgaggggtaccaaaccccagtactctgacctactatgagatcatactccagactaatgctggctaGTGTTCTCATGAGTTCGGGCTAGTGCTGGTTTGTAACCAAACTGCAAACCAAATTACCGAAATAGTTCCATAAACGGTTTGCcgaaaaaaccaaatatagaacGGCTTCGGCCCGAGAAACCCTGTTTTCGAACCATGCGACTCAGTGGGTCACTTGCACCTATGAGTCACAAGAAATGTCACATCAGAGCACCATCATTGTCACATCAAAGTGGTGCCATTTGCCATCATTTCAAAAAAAGTCGGCAAAAAGTTTAATATATTTGTCTGAGGAATTTTACTCAGGAACTGCAGTTTAACTGGTTTGGGTCAGGTTTTCAGCCCGAACCATGTCCCTGAATGGTTCCTGCCgacccatcaaagcccaaactggtACAGACCACGCTGAACTGAACCGAACGTGCCGACGATAACACTAATGCTGGCAGATCATCCTAtgggcctatcggcaatagaggatgacaagagctggcgaccaaggagaatgaataatgatgatgtccagtatcgtgaatatccgtgaGCTGTACGAcgaaccgtactcctataacgagagtagaccttcggTGATGAGAGCGTCCTACGATGAGGACCGTATTCTCACAGGTCAGTACTCCAATGATAATgagagcatatgatagacagtacccaatgtacaccagtgtagtgtaccacatacctgtaacctaatccatgtgtaccccatcctgtactctaggACAAGTCTGGACTACAATTAGACGGCGAGTCTCCTAATAAAGGCAACCTGGGTGACGTTgagcgacagagtgaatggggtagaggcgaaaggtaaggataggaaaggatataaaggaagacaaaggataaaggacaaaggacaaaggagatcaaattctagggaaatatctaccactaagtactccttatatacctatctagtagaaagggttgtacttctataccgatgaccccttctctaagattaggagtactctcctatgaatcgacctatttcacatgatatctcccttgatcatatgctgagtccaactgcagttgaccATATAGGAGGGAAAGTCGGCAGTAGGTACTACttctggttcagttcatggcAGTGGAAATCAgtgtgtcatgaactgaaccaggggtagtACCTACTGTCAAATTTTCTGCCTATAgagtcaactgcagttggactCGGTGTACAATcaagggaaatatcatgtgaaatgggttgattcataggagagtactcctaatcttagagaaggggtcatcagtataggagtacaaccctttctattatataggtatataaggagtacttaatggtagatatttccctagaatttgatctcctttgtcctcttttatcctttcctatccttacctttcgcctctgccccattcactctgtcgctcAACATCATCCAGGttgcctttattaggggactcaccgtccaattgtggtcgggacttgtcctagagtcccttctcttgtgttagagtacaggatggggtacacatggattaggtatgtggtacactacattggtgtacgttgggtactgtctatcatatgctctagtcgtcattggagtaccggctcGTGAGGATATGGTCCTCGTCACAGGACGCTCTCATTGCCGAAGGTTTACTCTCACTATAGGAGTACGGTTTGTCATACGGCTCACTGCACGGTTCATGGATATTCATGGTatcggacatcatcattattcattctccttggttgccagctcttgtcatcctctattgctgataggcTCATAGGATGgtccgccagcattagtctggagtatgatctcatAGTATGTCGGAGTACCgggggttggtacccctcggagtacgccctatgtgggtgttgggttgttttaggcgtatgctatcctcagtgtcagggctcgaggcccagCATACgcataggcggttcaccctcctgacacagTGCTCATTTTGCCAGGTAGACTGAATATACTGATATTGGTCATCCCAAtaatgcaacttagttgaactatgctacaaggttctttttgcactctaaacagtgctatggagcgatatttattgtattaagaactagagtgaggccaaattgctagttaaagctagtgctgctagtaggatgtgctgtaggtgcagctagatCAGCTagagagccatagattgtgtcggaaaactgtatgactgttcgaaacactatgagcagagtaCTTAGACAAAGTTCTACTCTTTGTTAAAGACATGCAAAATGAACCAGAACTGAGTGGAACTGAGATAGACAGATATGATAGagataagatatgtactgaagacatactacatcagcaaaatgacataatgcTTTTTGCCCtttttaggcttttttcggcttttttgatggcaggcaagtcGCAAGACACTTTTTGTTACGTTTTTAACTATATATAGATATAAAAAGCCGTAATTACTCTTTCTAATtctatttacttctatttGATGTGCACACTCGGAACCGACTTGTCCCcaaagggacatagattgcggcttgtcggctttcccgtatttttggtggggaaaaagccgaaaaaagccggacaagccggcactgtatgtttactgatgTAGAAGAGGAACAATCTAAGAtgcagaagaggaagagaatggaGTTGAGCGGGAAGTGTTGAAGAGTGACAAGGGAGgagaatgacagagtcttgacagtagccaaagttattggacaatggcTTCCTGAGttgagctgccttagaccaggtcactgggaaaccagagtcgagtttaattctgaaAGAAGTatctactaagtcgtacatcttatatcgGATGGAAATATCTATGGTCTGAGTTGGACCAGTTGCCGGATCTCCATTCAGACCGTCAACTCCCAAGCTGATAATTAGGCTGTAAGGGAACTacagagattaaggtaagtggagtaagtaagaatggAGTGGAGTTGATCATAATCTGGTCGGACTGTATTGGTCCAGCACAgatgtaacagtatccccctgtcaggagtcgatccttgagtgaggcgagctgacaatcaaagggaaaaagaatgacaggattgaccagacaagagtgaagttctacagtacacttggagtatttatatactacactacttaagaaGTAAGGGGTCGAGGAGGTAGgagcctccctatctacgatggtctacggTGATCGCAAGTCAGACAGAGTGGGCAATGGTGAGGAGTCAAAGGGATTGAAGGGATGGCAATTGCAGAGATCGGAACGATCAAGTGCAAAAATGGAAGGGGTCACGATAACATGTGAAGCACTATGGAGGAGCACAATGAGTACAATGAGTTCGTGACATTACCCCCCCCTTAAGGGAAGGCTTTGTGGTTATACCGTACACCCAAGGCTGGCTTTTTCGAGTACTTTTGGTGTAATTTTCTCGCAGTCGAAATGGCAAGATTGTGTTAATCCATCATGGTGCACTTGTATTAGAACAATGGAACTTTTCGATCATCTTCTTACACCCATCACCAAAGTTGTCGATTGGTTCTCATGTTGATTCTGATAAAGGATAAGTGAGCCATTTGATGAGGTAGTGTAAGACAGAAGCTTTTGTTTGATGATTGTAcaccatcttggagtccaataTCTCTTCCACGTCCCACACTGCCTTGCCATCCTCAACACTCGCCAGTTCTCGGGACACATCTTCTTCTTGGTGCTCAGCGACAGAAGGTCGGTGACCAGTGAGGAGTACTGTATGAAAGACATTGTGCACTTGCTTCCATGTCACAGGGAGGTTCAACTTGTAGGACAAACTACCAACTTTCTCGATAATTTTGAAAGGACCGTAACATCTATCTCCAAGCTTCACCGATGATCGTTCTGTTCTAACATTTTTTCCTTCAAGATACTGACCTATTTCAGTCAATCCGGATGGGGGTGTGACGTGTGACCCCCTCATCCGAATTTGAGAATCCGGATCAACAGCCACCTGCCCGTGACCAAACCAAAATTTTCGGACAGACAATGGAACTTATACCCTGAGTATCAGTATTGTTTTACATTAGTGGTAGATAATAGGGCGAGATATGTGGAGCTTGCAGGCTACTTTTATCTGATACTGGAAGGTTGtctttcatcttcaacaTGGTCCCAACCATACCACTCGAGGTTCGGAACGCAACTTTTCCAAGTAGCCGACTCTCTATTTCAGAATTCCTCGAATACCCTCTACCTATACAACAAGATTTAACAACCATCACAGAAACTCATTGGTTTCTGAATGCTG
Coding sequences:
- the YKT6 gene encoding palmitoyltransferase (BUSCO:EOG09264CP4), translating into MKIYSISVILAPPSGASTVLSRAIELSSFSFYQRSSVGEFMSFMSKTVAERTSQGQRQSVQENNYVAHVYNRGGPEQLAGVMITDQEYPVRPAFSLLTKLLDEFTSKVPQSQFAKPTEIMFPDINTYIQQYQDPSQADTIMRVQQELDETKIVLHKTIESVLQRGEKLDNLVDRSNALSAQSKMFYKTAKKQNACCIIM